Genomic segment of Kibdelosporangium phytohabitans:
TGCGCGACATGAAAGACGCGTTCAAAGCCGCGGCCGACGAGGCAAAGACACACAAGACCGGACTACTCGACTCGACCGGCGCTATCAACACGGTGACGGCGGCAGGGTCCGCGTTGCAGGACAAGGTGATGCAGCTGTCCGATGCGTACCGCCAGCAGTACAGCGCGGTGTTTGAAGCCGCGCAAGCGCAGGGTAAGAGCTTGCCAGAAGCGGCAGCGGCTGCTGCCGCGGCTTCGGCCGGCACCCGTGAAGCCTTGATCAAAACCGCACAGCAGTTCGTTGGTACCAGGGAGAAAGCCGAGGAACTTGCGGCCCGTTACGACCTGTTGCCGACGGCTGCCTCAACGGCGATCCTGCAGCCGGGTATGGAAGCCTCGATCAGTTCGGCCGGCATCTTGCGTGACAAGGTAATTGCGGTTCCGGACAGTAAGACCATCATCGTGAGTTCGACGACTCCGCAGCAAATCGCGCTGTTGGAGAACATGGGTTTCAAGGTGCAGACCTTGCCGTCCGGTCACGTGGTGATCACGTCGAATGCTTCGTCGGTCAACGCAGAAATTAACCAGCTGACGGAGACACGCCGGATGTCGATCCTGATCGATTACCGGACGAGCGGTATCCCGAACGCGGCGAAGCTGGCCAAGGACGCGGTCGAGCGCGCTTCCGGCGGTGTAATGGAGTATTACGCCGCAGGCGGGATGCGGTCGATGTCGGCAAGTCACGCGGACATTGTCGGCTCGTACCGGCGTACCGGCGTCAAGCGGATCATCGGTGACAACGCGGTCGCCGATGAGAGCTTCATCCCGTTGCAGCGCAACAATGCGCGTGCACAGCTTATCTTGGACGAGACTCTCCGACGGATGCGTCCGGAGCTGTTCCAGCGGCCGATGGTCGACGCGCCGTGGTCAGGTGGCGCGTGGGGTATCGGCACGCTCGACGGCAACCGGGCGGGGTCGTCCTCGCGTACCACCACGATCACGATTAACGGGCACAGCAGCAACGACATCGTGCGGCGGCTCGACGAGGAGCGCAGGCGGGAGGAGTTGCTCTATGGCGCGTGAGCTGACGTGGTTCGGTGGCGATGGCTGGTCGCAGATCATCAACGACCGCGCGCAGGGCTACCGTGTCCACAAGGGCGTGACTGGGCTCGGCAAGCCTCCGAGGTCGATCGTGTCGGAGACCTCGCCGCTGATCGACGGCGAGGACATCACCGACGAGTGGGACGACCCGCGAACCATCCTGCTGCCCATGACCGTGTGGGGGCCGAACAACGCCGTGTTTCTGTCGCGCCTGCGAGCTCTCGCGCTGTCGCTCAAGACTCCGGGCGAGCTTGAGCTCGCACAGGCGGACGGTCGGCGTCGCCGGATCCGTGCGCACTACGCGGGCGGCCTGGAGGGCGACGAGTCGAGAGATCTGGGCGGAGACACGACGTGGTGCCGGTTCGCGCTCAGCCTGCGTTGTCCGGATCCGTACTGGTTCGATCCGACCCCGGTCACACCGCGGTGGTCGTACTCGTCCGCGGGCACGTTCCTCGGGGATCCGTTCTTTCCGCTGAGGATCGGCTCGTCGCAGGTACTCGGCCCGGCCACGGTCAACAACGCTGGTGACGTGCCGAGCTGGCCGGAGTGGACAATCACGCCGCCTAACAGCGACTTGACCCTGCTCGATCGCGACACCGGGAGCTCCCTCGCTCTGTCTGGGGCCATCCCGGCCGGCCGATCGTTGCAGATCATCACGGAGCCCGGCGACCGGCAGAACATCATCTTGTCGGACGGTACCGACTGGTGGGACCACTTGACCGGCACGCCCGTGTTCTGGCCGATTCGACCTGGAACGAGCAATGTGTCGGTCTTGCTCAGCGGCGCCGCGGCAGGGTCGGAAGTGGCGCTTTCGTTCCGGCCTCGCTACGAATCGGCCTGGTGACTCATGACGGTACCTACGGTGTGGCTGATTCGGCCTAACGGCACGATCGCGGGCACGCTGCCATACACCCGGCTGTCAGCCGTCGAGCGGTACGTCGACGTTGGTACATGGCTGGTGGACTGCCCGCTGACGACTCGAACGGCCGCCGCGGCTACCTCGGTTGGCGGGTGGCGCGTCGCCATCATGGACGGCACCAGGACGCTGATGGCCGGGCCGGTCGAGCACGCGGAGATCGAACTCGGCCGCGATGAGACGAGCGGTCGTAAGGTTGCCAAGCTGCGGTACTCCGGCGTGGACGACATGGTGTGGCTCGCTGCCCGGCAGGCGTGGCCAGTACCGGCCAACGCGGTCACTGCGCAGACGGTCGGGTATGACGTCCGGACCGGTGTGGCGTCGACGGTCATCGGCGACTACGTCATCGCCAACGCAGGCGTGTCGGCGCAGGTCGAACGGCGGGTGCCTGGGTTGATCCTCGATCCGCTCGCCGTGCCAGTCGGCGAAGACGTGTACGGCCGTGCCCGATTCCAGCCGTTGTTGGAGCTCGTGCAGGACATCAGCGTTGCTGGGGGTGTCGGTGTCCGTGTGCTGTCTGGGATGGGAGCGGAGAAGCGCCTACAGGTGTACACGCCGCGTGATTTGCGCGGTCCCGCGCGTTTCGGGCTGATGCTGAGGAACCTTCGGCGGGTGCGGTGGTCGACGACGGCGCCGCAGGCTACGACCATCATCGGCGGTGGCCGCGGGGAAGAGGAAGCCCGCGACTTTATCGCGGTGACCAACGCGGGCGAAGAGACTGCGTGGGGTCGCCGTGAGGGGTTTTACGACTACCGCAGTGCGTCCGACGCGGACGGCAACGCTGAGTTGACGTCCGGCGCGTCCAAGCGGCTGGCCGAAACCGGGGCAACCCGTCAGGTCGAGCTGGCGCCGGTCGACTCCAGCCGGATGCAGTACGGGCGGGACTACGGGCTCGGTGACCGGGTGACGGTCGACGTCTACGCCGGAGTGACCCTCGACTCGATCATCCGCGAGGTGGAGACGACCGTCGAGCGGGCCGACAGCAAGCCGACCCGGACCGTGGTGACGCGGGTGGGCGACATCGGTACCGGCCGAGACAAGTCGAGCGCAGGACGGGTGATCAAGAATGCCACGCTGCGGATGTCGAACTTGGAGCGGCGGTGACACCCTGCGCTCAGCCTTAGGTTGTGGCGGAGGCAAGTTACCCGTTCGAATCGGGCGCGGGCACGCTGGTTGATGAGGCGCGTTGGCGCAAGATCATGCGTAACGCCGTGGCAACCGGCGTCATCGGGGCGTCCACTCGGGACAGTGCGGACACGAGCCTGAAAGTCACGCTCGGATCCGGGCTTACGATGAACATGGCCGACGGCCAGGCACTCATCGACGGCATCGGCTACGAAGCAACCGCGGGGCCGCTGCCGAAGACGGCTAGCGCCAACGGGAACACGAACCCACGGATCGACCGGTTCATCCTCAAACTCGACGCGGGCACGCCGAACAGCATCGTGGCGACGATCAAGCAGGGCACCCCCGCGGCGTCACCGACGCCGCCCTCGCTGACCGTCGATCCCGCCGCTGGCGTGGTGGAGGTGCCGCTCGCTCGCGCGACGTGTCCGGGGAGCGGATCCGCCCAGAACTACCACTCGCTCGTCGACGAGCGCATGTTCGTCGGTAGCGCTGTGGTGGTCGGTGGCGCGCCGGATCCGGGGGCGTGGCATCAGTTCCGCGCAGGTGATCTGCTGTACACGCCGGACACGCGGCTGATGGTCTGGGACGGCTCGGCGTTGAAGGGCGTTCGCAGCGACCAGTACGCAGGCGTCATCCCGGCCGGCGAGTCCGGCACCGAGTCGGTGACCGGTGGCAATGAAGCGACTTACGCCTCGATCACGGTGCCCAATCTGGGCTACCCGTACAAGATCTCATTCGCGGCACACCTGCACATGGCGGGGCTGGTGGCTGGCGGCTACGTTCAGGGTTTCATCCGGCAGGACGGGGAAACGGCCGGCACGATCCTGGCAAGCGGTTCTGAGGTTTGCGACGCGTCCAACCTGGACACGCCGCTGAGCCTGCCGACGACGAAACCGGTTACCATCGCCGCCGGAGCCGCGCACACGTGGTGGTTTCGGGTGAAGCCCTCCACGACCAGTAGCTTCGTTTGGGGTACCACCGACAACTGGTTCAGCGCACAACTCACACCGGTGTGGTGACCGCGGCCCCCGCCATGTACACGACGGGGGCCGACGTTAACCCGTCAGCTGTTTGTCTTGTGCCCGAACAGCTTGGATACCTGATGATCTCCACGGAAGATCAATGCTGGCCCGGTCGGGTCTTTGGAGTCGCGGACGGCGATAGCGCCGTCAACGAGAGCGACTTCAACGCACTGACCTCCGTTGCCTCCGCTTCTGCTGGACTTGCGCCAACGCGCGTTTCCCAGGTCCGGGGCCATCCCGCACCCCTTTCTATCTCACAGTTCCCGCCTCACAGTATCGACCAGGCGGTGTGAGTCCGTCGGAGACAGAGCGCGTTCGACCAGGTGATTCCACACGGTCACGTACTGCTGGCGCTGCTCGTCGTCTGGTCGATCGAGCAGCGCAGCGGAGCTGAGTTCTTCCAGGTAGACGACGTCGGTCGGCTCGGCGTCGCGTTCACCCTCATCCGGGAACCGCAGTAAGGAGAACGGGAAGCCGCTGGCGGCGTGGGCACCGGCTGAGAAAGGCATGATCTGGATCGTGACGTGCGGGAGTTCTCCCAGCTCCAGGATGTGTTGGAGCTGTGCGCGCATCACGTCAGGCCCGCCGACCGCGGTCCGGATGACGCCCTCGGTCATCACAGCCCACAGCTGACAAGGCTTCTCCGCAGTGATGGTCGCTTGTTGCCGCGCGATTCGTGCTTCGACCAGGCGATCGACGTCCGGTGGGTTGTGCAGCGGACTGGCAACGATCAGAGCACGCGCGTAGTTCGGCGTCTGCGCAAGTCCGGTGACGAGTTCGCTGTCGTAGGTCCGGATCTCGGAGGCGGCCTCTTCCAGCCCGACGTATCGCCGAAACCACTCCGGCATAGCCTTGCCGAAGGTGGTCCGCGGGCGACGCTGCCGAGTCTCTCGGCCAAGGGCTTCGAGCGCTTCGCGTTCGGCACCTGCCACGCTGTAGAGGTCGAGAAGGAGCGTCAACTCGGCTGCTCGGACTCCGACTTGGCCGTGTTCAATGCGGCTGATCTTGGACGGTGAGCACTCGATCACTTCCGCCGCATCTTCGCGGGATGCTCCAGCCTGGTCGCGCAACTTGGCGAGTGCCAGGCCGAGCTGGCGTTTCGGCATCGTCGGGTTGATCGGCTTCGCCATTCCCTGTCCTCCGCGAGTCGGCTTCGGGGTAAGTCTGCACTACGGAGAGTCGTACAGCTTTCGCTCGATTGGTGCATTTGCAATCTGCACGTGCAGGTTTACCGTGAGTGT
This window contains:
- a CDS encoding phage distal tail protein, coding for MARELTWFGGDGWSQIINDRAQGYRVHKGVTGLGKPPRSIVSETSPLIDGEDITDEWDDPRTILLPMTVWGPNNAVFLSRLRALALSLKTPGELELAQADGRRRRIRAHYAGGLEGDESRDLGGDTTWCRFALSLRCPDPYWFDPTPVTPRWSYSSAGTFLGDPFFPLRIGSSQVLGPATVNNAGDVPSWPEWTITPPNSDLTLLDRDTGSSLALSGAIPAGRSLQIITEPGDRQNIILSDGTDWWDHLTGTPVFWPIRPGTSNVSVLLSGAAAGSEVALSFRPRYESAW
- a CDS encoding siphovirus ReqiPepy6 Gp37-like family protein, with the translated sequence MTVPTVWLIRPNGTIAGTLPYTRLSAVERYVDVGTWLVDCPLTTRTAAAATSVGGWRVAIMDGTRTLMAGPVEHAEIELGRDETSGRKVAKLRYSGVDDMVWLAARQAWPVPANAVTAQTVGYDVRTGVASTVIGDYVIANAGVSAQVERRVPGLILDPLAVPVGEDVYGRARFQPLLELVQDISVAGGVGVRVLSGMGAEKRLQVYTPRDLRGPARFGLMLRNLRRVRWSTTAPQATTIIGGGRGEEEARDFIAVTNAGEETAWGRREGFYDYRSASDADGNAELTSGASKRLAETGATRQVELAPVDSSRMQYGRDYGLGDRVTVDVYAGVTLDSIIREVETTVERADSKPTRTVVTRVGDIGTGRDKSSAGRVIKNATLRMSNLERR
- a CDS encoding DUF397 domain-containing protein, with the translated sequence MAPDLGNARWRKSSRSGGNGGQCVEVALVDGAIAVRDSKDPTGPALIFRGDHQVSKLFGHKTNS
- a CDS encoding helix-turn-helix domain-containing protein, which codes for MAKPINPTMPKRQLGLALAKLRDQAGASREDAAEVIECSPSKISRIEHGQVGVRAAELTLLLDLYSVAGAEREALEALGRETRQRRPRTTFGKAMPEWFRRYVGLEEAASEIRTYDSELVTGLAQTPNYARALIVASPLHNPPDVDRLVEARIARQQATITAEKPCQLWAVMTEGVIRTAVGGPDVMRAQLQHILELGELPHVTIQIMPFSAGAHAASGFPFSLLRFPDEGERDAEPTDVVYLEELSSAALLDRPDDEQRQQYVTVWNHLVERALSPTDSHRLVDTVRREL